In Myxococcus guangdongensis, one genomic interval encodes:
- a CDS encoding M15 family metallopeptidase, which yields MPFPRLLPQAFAAWLLSLPVHAAEPVDGGTRTQPRDAAAPPAALACLARWYPVLTPARLDSGWGFSLPDGRSFLFDDGQTKSFARKLESPDLEDTLSIPYRQGAITPVTGEDEDPGRIRFEPLFEATYGAAREQVDVVPIDFLGQPLKVNRKAAPAFERVSARLASLVAKDASLKPYLQGVGGTFVWRNIANTNRRSAHSYGVSIDLNVARSHYWEWQRPRKPVRWRNAIPQALVDAFEAEGFIWGGRWYHYDTMHFEYRPELLDPACAPAR from the coding sequence ATGCCTTTCCCGCGCTTGTTGCCACAGGCCTTCGCCGCGTGGCTCCTGTCCCTGCCGGTGCACGCCGCGGAGCCCGTCGACGGCGGGACGCGCACGCAGCCTCGTGACGCCGCTGCGCCACCCGCGGCGCTCGCGTGTCTGGCCCGGTGGTATCCGGTGCTGACGCCCGCGCGGCTCGACTCCGGCTGGGGCTTCTCGTTGCCCGACGGGCGCTCCTTCCTGTTCGACGACGGACAGACGAAGTCGTTCGCCCGCAAGCTGGAGTCCCCGGACCTGGAGGACACGCTGTCCATTCCCTATCGCCAGGGGGCCATCACCCCGGTGACGGGCGAGGACGAGGACCCCGGCCGCATCCGCTTCGAGCCGCTGTTCGAGGCCACCTACGGCGCCGCCCGGGAGCAGGTGGACGTCGTCCCCATCGACTTCCTGGGCCAGCCCTTGAAGGTGAACCGGAAGGCCGCGCCCGCCTTCGAGCGCGTCAGCGCCCGGCTGGCCTCACTCGTCGCCAAGGACGCATCGCTCAAGCCCTATCTCCAGGGCGTGGGCGGCACGTTCGTCTGGCGCAACATCGCGAACACGAACCGGCGCAGCGCCCACTCGTACGGCGTCTCCATCGACCTGAACGTCGCGCGCTCGCACTACTGGGAATGGCAGAGGCCTCGAAAGCCGGTGCGCTGGCGCAACGCCATCCCCCAGGCCCTGGTGGACGCCTTCGAGGCGGAGGGCTTCATCTGGGGAGGCCGCTGGTACCACTACGACACGATGCACTTCGAGTACCGGCCGGAGCTGCTCGACCCCGCGTGCGCTCCGGCCCGGTGA
- a CDS encoding sigma 54-interacting transcriptional regulator: MPPLPPAPIPSHTVINARGQGERLSAQQFHLVLLDTERAGTVFPLANEALRVGKAPDNDVVIDHPTVSRNHLVVRRQGDRFLVQDLGSTNGTFLDGAQVREAYLRPGALLEVGDVRLRFSPQLAPVQVEPTLEDRLGDLVGRSLPMRQIFALLQRIAPTDSTLLLVGETGSGKGAAAKAIHKLSPRTSGPLVVFDCASVSDSLIESELFGHEKGAFTGAVSQRIGCLERANGGTLFLDEIDDLALDLQPKLLRAIEDREFRRLGASTPISFDARIVVASKKDLWAETQAGRFREDLYFRLSVFTVSLPPLRDRKEDIPLLVDAFAGEGLWLRLPEKIREQFNGHTWPGNVRELRNALERARHMVDIPELAGDALLREFTREPPAPAGDFLPAEFTGPFKVCKDELIRAFEREYLTRLLGRAKGNIARAAREAELDRKHLYSLLHKYGLVQSEGD, from the coding sequence ATGCCCCCTCTGCCCCCAGCCCCCATCCCCTCGCACACCGTCATCAACGCGCGAGGCCAGGGTGAGCGACTCTCCGCGCAGCAATTCCACCTCGTCCTCCTCGACACCGAGCGCGCCGGCACCGTCTTCCCGCTCGCCAACGAAGCGCTGCGCGTCGGCAAGGCGCCCGACAACGACGTCGTCATCGACCACCCCACGGTGAGCCGCAACCACCTGGTGGTGCGCCGGCAGGGAGACCGCTTCCTCGTCCAGGACCTGGGCTCCACCAACGGCACCTTCCTGGACGGCGCCCAGGTGCGCGAGGCGTACCTGCGGCCCGGCGCGCTGCTCGAGGTGGGCGATGTCCGCCTGCGCTTCAGCCCGCAGCTGGCCCCCGTGCAGGTGGAGCCCACGCTGGAGGACCGGCTGGGAGACTTGGTGGGCCGCAGCCTGCCGATGCGGCAGATCTTCGCCCTGCTCCAGCGCATCGCGCCCACGGACTCGACGCTGCTGCTCGTGGGGGAGACGGGCTCCGGCAAGGGCGCCGCGGCCAAGGCCATCCACAAGTTGAGCCCCCGCACGTCCGGGCCGCTCGTCGTCTTCGACTGCGCCAGCGTCTCCGACTCCCTCATCGAGAGCGAGCTGTTCGGCCACGAGAAGGGGGCGTTCACCGGCGCCGTCAGCCAGCGCATCGGCTGTCTGGAGCGCGCCAACGGCGGCACGCTGTTCCTCGACGAAATCGACGACCTGGCGCTGGACCTCCAGCCCAAGCTGCTGCGGGCGATTGAAGACCGCGAGTTCCGCCGGCTCGGCGCCTCCACGCCCATCTCGTTCGACGCGCGCATCGTCGTCGCGAGCAAGAAGGACCTCTGGGCCGAGACGCAGGCGGGCCGCTTCCGCGAGGACCTCTACTTCCGCCTCTCCGTGTTCACCGTCAGCCTGCCGCCCCTGAGAGACCGCAAGGAGGACATCCCGCTGCTGGTGGACGCCTTCGCGGGCGAGGGCCTGTGGCTGCGGCTGCCGGAGAAGATTCGCGAGCAGTTCAACGGACACACCTGGCCGGGCAACGTGCGCGAGCTGCGCAACGCGCTCGAGCGCGCGCGACACATGGTGGACATCCCGGAGCTGGCCGGAGACGCGCTCCTGCGAGAGTTCACCCGCGAGCCCCCCGCCCCCGCCGGCGACTTCCTGCCCGCCGAGTTCACCGGCCCGTTCAAGGTGTGCAAGGACGAGCTCATCCGCGCCTTCGAGCGCGAGTACCTCACGCGCCTGTTGGGCCGCGCCAAGGGCAACATCGCCCGCGCCGCTCGCGAGGCGGAGCTGGACCGCAAGCACCTCTACTCGCTGCTCCACAAGTACGGGCTGGTGCAGAGCGAAGGCGACTGA